The genomic region GCCCCAAGGGTGTTGTCTTCTGAAGGAAATTCCATGCGATGGGGTCAATGTCCTTAAGGGGTTCGAGCATCGGGGTAAGAACCGCCCCGGGGCAAACGGCATTTACTCGTATCTTTGCAGACGCGCAATCCAGGGCAGCAACCTTCGTGAGTGCGATCACACCCGTCTTGCTCGCTGTGTAGGGGCTGTGACCCTGTATGCAAATGAGGCCGGCAGCGGAGGCAGTGTTTACGATCGCACCCCCTCCCTGCTTAGCAATCCACGGGATTTCGTACTTCATGCAGAGCCACACGCCCTTCAGGTTAACGTTCATGGTTAAGTCCCATTGTTCTTCCGTGCACTCTACAGTAGGTACCACCACTCCAACGCCTGCATTATTGAACGCACAATCCAGACGGGCATAGGTATCAACCGTCTTTTGCACCATCGCCTCAACGTCCGACG from Deltaproteobacteria bacterium harbors:
- a CDS encoding SDR family oxidoreductase codes for the protein MSGMFEEKVALVTGSASGIGRATAIAFAREGAKVCVADVDIQGGEETAQLIKRAGGNAIFIKCDVSKASDVEAMVQKTVDTYARLDCAFNNAGVGVVVPTVECTEEQWDLTMNVNLKGVWLCMKYEIPWIAKQGGGAIVNTASAAGLICIQGHSPYTASKTGVIALTKVAALDCASAKIRVNAVCPGAVLTPMLEPLKDIDPIAWNFLQKTTPLGRFAMPEEIAEAVVWLCSDKASYITGVALPVDGGVVSGLLKQVPG